One Gemmatimonadota bacterium DNA window includes the following coding sequences:
- a CDS encoding HAD family hydrolase yields MTAPVRTVLFDLDGTLLDSIRLIIDSYHHSLATHGLAAKSDQHWLAGIGTPLRVQFGEWADDPVLLEQLIGTYRDFNISNHDARVSAYPGAVDLVRAVRSRGLQTGLVTSKQRAGAERGLRFLGLADAMDVIVAADDVTHPKPHPEPLFLAVKQLGASLDSSLYVGDSIHDMESGRAAGVRTAAALWGPFERSTLARANPDHWLDFPADLLGVL; encoded by the coding sequence ATGACCGCACCGGTGCGAACCGTCCTCTTCGATCTCGACGGGACTCTCCTCGACTCGATTCGCCTGATCATCGACAGTTACCACCACTCCCTGGCGACCCATGGGCTGGCGGCCAAGAGCGACCAGCACTGGCTGGCCGGCATCGGGACGCCGCTCCGGGTCCAGTTCGGGGAATGGGCTGATGATCCGGTGTTGCTCGAGCAGTTGATCGGCACCTATCGCGACTTCAACATTTCGAATCACGACGCCCGCGTCAGCGCCTACCCCGGGGCTGTGGACCTGGTGCGGGCGGTTCGGAGCCGCGGGCTCCAGACCGGCCTGGTGACGAGCAAGCAACGAGCCGGGGCGGAGCGGGGGCTTCGATTCTTGGGCCTGGCGGATGCCATGGATGTGATCGTCGCAGCGGACGACGTCACCCATCCGAAGCCGCACCCGGAGCCGCTGTTCCTGGCCGTCAAGCAACTCGGCGCGTCGCTCGACTCGAGTCTCTACGTCGGCGACAGTATCCATGACATGGAAAGCGGGCGGGCGGCAGGCGTCCGGACCGCGGCGGCCCTGTGGGGGCCCTTCGAACGTTCGACCCTCGCCCGCGCCAACCCGGACCACTGGCTGGATTTCCCCGCCGACTTGCTCGGTGTCTTATAA
- a CDS encoding alpha/beta fold hydrolase, with product MATPTLSKATIPGTLGPLFIDVRATNRGEPAPAVIVLHGFKGFKDWGMFPAFSERLARAGFTAVSFNVSGSGVDDAGQSASPDRFGHNTFMAEQQDLDAVLAALDAGQLGVVRPSSVGIVGHSRGGGMAVLWTASRPRISALVTWAGIATVRRWSAGQCQAWREAGRLDIVNVRTQEVLPMYLDTLDEIEALGGTTLDIEAAAARVSVPWLLIHGSADEAVPLAEAKRLAAAARTGIVELLVIDGAGHTFGAVHPLSGVPLHLQPVFDASISLLSRALS from the coding sequence ATGGCGACCCCGACCCTCTCCAAGGCCACAATTCCCGGCACCCTCGGCCCGCTGTTCATCGATGTCCGGGCCACCAACCGGGGCGAACCGGCGCCCGCCGTCATCGTCCTCCACGGCTTCAAGGGATTCAAGGACTGGGGCATGTTTCCGGCCTTCTCCGAGCGGCTCGCCCGGGCCGGCTTCACGGCGGTGTCATTCAACGTCAGCGGATCCGGGGTGGACGATGCCGGCCAGTCGGCCTCACCGGACCGGTTCGGTCACAACACCTTCATGGCGGAGCAACAGGATCTCGACGCCGTGCTGGCCGCCCTCGATGCCGGGCAACTCGGCGTGGTTCGGCCGTCCTCGGTCGGGATCGTCGGGCATTCGCGCGGGGGCGGCATGGCCGTGCTCTGGACCGCATCCCGGCCGCGGATCTCGGCCCTGGTTACCTGGGCCGGGATCGCAACCGTTAGGCGGTGGAGCGCCGGCCAATGCCAAGCTTGGCGGGAGGCCGGTCGGCTCGACATCGTCAACGTCCGGACCCAGGAGGTCCTCCCGATGTATCTCGATACCCTCGATGAAATCGAAGCCCTCGGCGGCACGACGCTCGACATCGAAGCGGCCGCCGCGAGAGTATCGGTACCGTGGCTCCTGATCCACGGCTCGGCCGATGAGGCGGTACCGCTCGCCGAGGCCAAACGGTTGGCGGCGGCGGCCCGGACGGGGATCGTCGAGCTCCTCGTCATCGACGGGGCAGGACACACCTTCGGCGCGGTGCATCCGCTCTCGGGCGTGCCGCTCCATTTGCAACCAGTGTTCGACGCCTCGATCAGTCTGCTGAGCCGCGCCCTGTCGTGA